A region of Microtus ochrogaster isolate Prairie Vole_2 linkage group LG1, MicOch1.0, whole genome shotgun sequence DNA encodes the following proteins:
- the LG1H4orf36 gene encoding uncharacterized protein C4orf36 homolog, which produces MAYGLPRRNTVQTILKGSCYKVQEPWDLAKLTKTWYTNLVNIRLPFLGEIAFGSPVKLTPCKTVKDGLLPSAQSIKLENEYEKKRLAKLKCQENAHKEMQDLLRQQRVGLRRPLQPK; this is translated from the exons ATGGCGTATGGCTTGCCAAGAAGAAACACAGTGCAAACCATTTTGAAGGGCAGTTGTTACAAAGt ACAGGAACCATGGGACCTTGCAAAGCTCACAAAGACCTGGTACACAAACTTAGTGAACATCAGGTTGCCGTTCTTGGgagaaattgcttttggtagtcCTGTGAAGCTCACGCCATGCAAAACCGTCAAGGATGGCCTGCTCCCTTCAGCACAAT CCATCAAACTCGAAAATGAGTATGAAAAAAAGCGCCTAGCAAAGCTGAAGTGTCAGGAGAACGCGCACAAGGAAATGCAGGATTTACTAAGGCAGCAGAGAGTCGGCTTGCGGAGACCGCTTCAACCCAAGTGA